One Thermofilum pendens Hrk 5 DNA segment encodes these proteins:
- a CDS encoding molybdenum cofactor guanylyltransferase produces MKLDIAILAGGSGKRLGGVYKPVVEVCGKPAVVLLAENLGEAASSLILVVHDSVQKRVLEDVLARYPVATRYRVLLDEVPVRAPLAGLYTALRNSRSEFLGVAPADTPFLRGSSLLKLRSLAEGYDGAVPVWPNGYVEPLIAVYRVPRVLTAVASALSSGRLRVMDALGKLNVRLIPIGEVFADPERETFNLNRPEDYEKARKLCGSV; encoded by the coding sequence ATGAAACTAGACATAGCCATACTGGCTGGAGGCTCTGGGAAGAGGCTCGGCGGTGTCTACAAGCCAGTCGTAGAGGTCTGCGGTAAGCCGGCGGTAGTGCTTCTGGCGGAGAACTTGGGCGAAGCAGCGTCCTCTCTCATCCTGGTCGTGCACGACTCGGTCCAGAAAAGAGTTCTCGAGGATGTTCTTGCACGCTACCCGGTCGCTACCCGTTACAGGGTGTTGCTCGACGAGGTGCCGGTAAGGGCGCCGCTAGCAGGGCTCTACACTGCTCTTAGAAACTCGCGGAGCGAGTTTCTAGGCGTAGCCCCTGCAGATACCCCGTTCCTGCGTGGATCCTCGCTCTTGAAGCTGAGGAGCCTTGCCGAGGGCTACGACGGCGCAGTACCGGTGTGGCCTAACGGCTACGTAGAGCCTCTGATAGCCGTCTACAGGGTTCCGAGAGTCCTCACGGCAGTAGCCTCTGCCCTCAGCTCGGGTAGGCTTAGGGTTATGGATGCGCTCGGAAAACTGAACGTCAGGCTCATTCCAATCGGCGAAGTCTTCGCTGATCCCGAGAGGGAGACGTTCAACCTGAATAGGCCGGAGGATTACGAGAAAGCTAGGAAGCTTTGTGGGAGCGTCTAA
- a CDS encoding hydrogenase 4 subunit D translates to MISVVPLLLVISIAAPLLLGVFAFTRRKAFEVAVAGSLVALAGVVCNAALYLSSQMRPSQYVLAYYNGLALGFVNDSLSVLVSLMVALNGLATIVFSKHYMSPSNREHPVSLEETPRYYGWLLLFEASALGFVYSSTLLSMVAFFELTSLCSYALISYYEDPESRRSGLQAFIVTHIAALGLYLAAGLTYASTGSVEVVALKGMPEELKTIAELLLLVAAAGKSAQIPFHRWLPDAMVAPTPVSAYLHAAAMVKLGAYLMLRVLVDAGYTHTVALACLAVGVVSMAYGCAMYFPQLDMKRLLAYSTITQLSYIFMGAGLASLGSAMALKGAELHIFTHGFAKELFFLVAGLISFSAGTRMLDKISGLRAARTAAVGFTVAALSVTGVPPFGLFWSKILLILGGYSAGSIVAAIIATAMLCESIVCFAWFLRVFTKCVGGEPSDAVKSMQREPTTMKMTVYFLALMSLLAPFLATPFL, encoded by the coding sequence GTGATAAGCGTAGTTCCTCTTCTACTCGTAATCTCAATAGCCGCCCCCCTACTCCTAGGAGTGTTTGCCTTCACGAGGAGAAAGGCCTTCGAAGTAGCGGTAGCAGGCTCCCTGGTCGCTCTAGCAGGCGTAGTGTGCAACGCTGCTCTCTACCTCTCTAGCCAGATGAGACCTTCCCAGTACGTACTCGCATACTACAACGGCTTAGCGCTTGGCTTCGTCAATGATTCCCTGAGTGTTTTGGTAAGCCTGATGGTAGCTCTTAACGGTCTGGCCACGATTGTTTTCTCGAAGCACTACATGTCCCCGTCGAACAGAGAACACCCGGTAAGCCTCGAGGAAACCCCGAGGTACTACGGTTGGCTCCTTCTCTTCGAGGCATCAGCTCTAGGCTTTGTCTACTCGTCGACCCTTTTGTCGATGGTGGCTTTCTTTGAGCTTACAAGCCTGTGCTCGTACGCACTGATAAGCTACTACGAGGACCCAGAGTCCAGGAGATCAGGCCTGCAAGCCTTCATCGTAACACACATCGCCGCGCTTGGTCTATACCTCGCGGCCGGCTTGACCTATGCGAGCACGGGGAGCGTCGAGGTGGTAGCACTCAAAGGGATGCCCGAGGAGCTGAAGACCATAGCCGAGCTCCTCCTGCTGGTAGCGGCGGCCGGAAAGTCGGCCCAGATACCCTTCCATAGGTGGTTGCCGGACGCCATGGTTGCGCCTACACCTGTTTCCGCCTACCTACATGCGGCGGCAATGGTCAAGCTAGGAGCCTACCTAATGCTTAGAGTGCTCGTCGACGCGGGATACACGCATACAGTCGCGCTCGCATGCCTAGCTGTGGGTGTGGTCTCCATGGCTTACGGGTGTGCGATGTACTTCCCGCAACTGGACATGAAAAGATTACTGGCTTACTCGACGATAACCCAGCTCTCCTACATATTCATGGGAGCAGGCTTGGCCTCTCTTGGTTCAGCAATGGCCTTAAAGGGAGCAGAACTCCACATATTTACCCACGGCTTCGCCAAGGAACTGTTCTTCCTAGTAGCCGGGCTGATATCGTTCTCCGCAGGCACCAGGATGCTCGACAAGATAAGCGGGTTGAGAGCGGCAAGAACCGCAGCTGTAGGCTTTACCGTGGCGGCGCTATCCGTGACGGGCGTACCGCCCTTCGGACTTTTCTGGAGCAAGATCCTGCTCATACTAGGAGGCTACTCCGCCGGTAGCATTGTTGCAGCTATCATCGCTACGGCGATGCTCTGCGAGTCCATAGTGTGTTTCGCCTGGTTCCTCAGAGTATTCACGAAATGCGTTGGAGGCGAGCCCTCGGATGCCGTGAAAAGCATGCAAAGAGAGCCTACAACAATGAAGATGACAGTGTACTTCCTGGCCTTAATGTCGTTGCTCGCACCGTTCCTGGCTACGCCATTCCTGTAA
- a CDS encoding NADH-quinone oxidoreductase subunit B family protein, with translation MSRLAKQKAYDALKRSVYLLRVDSGSCNGCDIEVFDALTPYFDVERLGVKLVLSPRMADVILVTGPVTRQFLPVLKATYEAAPKPCVVVACGACACGGGIWYDTYGTAGGVDKVIPVDVYIPGCPPRPHAILHGVAVALDILEQKVKRSETKADAESFKPALPSLEGAINSWELYRALKLELYKHLGYRIGYRVLCDLLRISKGSKDLDDFAAKAEKAVSEKYHDARITEAVRLSCLKLKEVVGR, from the coding sequence ATGAGTAGGTTGGCTAAGCAGAAGGCTTACGACGCCCTGAAGAGGTCGGTCTACCTACTTAGAGTCGACTCGGGCTCCTGCAACGGTTGCGACATAGAGGTGTTCGACGCCCTGACCCCCTATTTTGACGTTGAAAGGCTCGGTGTAAAGCTCGTACTTTCACCTAGGATGGCGGATGTCATACTGGTCACAGGCCCTGTCACTAGGCAGTTCCTACCCGTGCTCAAAGCAACATACGAAGCTGCGCCCAAGCCCTGTGTAGTTGTTGCGTGCGGGGCTTGCGCCTGCGGCGGCGGAATATGGTACGACACCTACGGGACTGCAGGCGGGGTCGACAAAGTGATTCCCGTCGACGTGTATATTCCCGGTTGCCCGCCCAGGCCTCACGCAATACTGCACGGGGTGGCTGTTGCCCTCGATATCCTAGAGCAGAAGGTGAAGAGATCGGAAACGAAGGCTGATGCAGAGAGCTTTAAACCCGCGCTTCCGAGCCTCGAGGGCGCCATTAACAGCTGGGAGCTTTACAGGGCCTTGAAGCTAGAGCTCTACAAGCACCTCGGGTACAGGATCGGCTACAGAGTTTTATGCGACCTGTTAAGGATCTCTAAGGGGAGCAAGGACCTAGACGACTTCGCCGCAAAAGCCGAGAAAGCGGTCTCCGAGAAGTACCACGACGCCCGAATAACCGAGGCAGTTAGGCTCTCATGCCTAAAACTCAAAGAGGTGGTAGGAAGGTGA
- a CDS encoding 4Fe-4S dicluster domain-containing protein codes for MGIRQILKIALREGVATLEYPFKPEEAPEDFRGKPEIDPSICMGCGACANVCPPDAITCVDDLERGLRTWKIFYGRCIFCGRCEEACPLSAIRQSKEYELASKTREDLEVVVETPLARCSTCGKYFPVTEREVAQAAQILAEAKTLPRSVLELLENGVECPECKRRRTVLSIVKSARPGVKPLSVTGEEGGRHE; via the coding sequence ATGGGCATAAGGCAGATCCTAAAAATAGCCCTAAGGGAAGGAGTAGCAACGCTTGAGTACCCGTTTAAGCCGGAGGAGGCTCCCGAGGACTTTCGAGGAAAGCCGGAGATAGACCCGAGCATATGCATGGGTTGCGGAGCTTGTGCTAACGTGTGCCCACCGGACGCTATAACCTGCGTGGATGACCTTGAGAGAGGACTGAGAACTTGGAAGATATTCTACGGAAGGTGTATCTTCTGCGGGAGATGCGAAGAGGCATGCCCGCTTTCAGCGATAAGGCAGAGCAAGGAGTACGAACTTGCCTCGAAGACTCGCGAGGACTTGGAGGTAGTCGTAGAGACGCCATTGGCGAGGTGTAGCACGTGCGGAAAGTACTTCCCTGTGACAGAGAGGGAAGTTGCGCAGGCCGCTCAGATACTGGCGGAAGCGAAGACTCTGCCTCGCTCGGTGCTAGAGCTCCTGGAGAACGGCGTGGAGTGCCCCGAGTGTAAGCGTAGGAGAACCGTGCTATCTATAGTGAAGTCCGCAAGACCGGGTGTAAAGCCTCTGAGTGTTACTGGGGAAGAGGGTGGGAGGCATGAGTAG
- a CDS encoding NADH-quinone oxidoreductase subunit C: MNNGMERLEEKIRKEIGGLLLGVEKPYPDQLYLYVERTKLPEVCSYVYYELGGFLSTMAGSDERSLHGAYRLYYVFSIEEGYEDGKKPWVVVVTNIPPHDTKFSSVTPKIPAASWYEREVRDLLGLVPENHPDPRRLVLPDDWPEGVHPLRKEFTYTERPPSVARKCEFRPSVEGEGIMQVPIGPVHAVADEPGQFRVFLDGEKVVDVDYRMFYVHRGIEKLAESRLTYNQVPFIAERICGICGYAHSCAYCQAVEQALGIEVPERALYIRTLMLEVERLHSHLLNLGLACHLAGFDWGFMAFFKAREKVMYMAELLTGGRKTYGMNVVGGVRRDITEDRAKKALEILKEVEKEYKAVLDAVLSTSTLVSRAKDVGVLPRDVARKVSVVGPVARGSSIKRDTRKDHPYAAYSEVDFKVPVHSEGDVLARLSVRAEETFETISIIRQVLENMPGGPIQAEVKEYRPYARGLGYVEAPRGEDVHFVITGPHSKVYRWRVRASTYNNWPAIPYMCRGYTLADLPLIIGSIDPCYSCTERVIVVDVKSGRTRVFPYEYLVSLSRKGGKPWA, translated from the coding sequence ATGAACAATGGGATGGAGAGACTAGAGGAAAAGATCAGAAAGGAAATCGGAGGGCTGTTACTAGGAGTTGAGAAACCTTATCCCGATCAGCTATACCTATACGTCGAGAGGACGAAGCTCCCAGAAGTCTGCTCGTACGTTTACTACGAGCTGGGAGGCTTCCTCTCTACCATGGCCGGAAGTGACGAGAGGAGCCTGCACGGAGCGTATAGACTCTACTACGTTTTCTCCATAGAGGAGGGTTACGAAGATGGCAAGAAACCGTGGGTTGTGGTAGTAACGAATATACCGCCCCACGATACGAAGTTCTCCTCAGTAACGCCCAAGATTCCCGCGGCTTCCTGGTACGAGAGGGAGGTGAGAGACCTCTTAGGGCTAGTTCCCGAGAACCATCCGGATCCGCGCAGACTGGTATTGCCCGACGACTGGCCCGAGGGTGTTCATCCTCTTAGAAAGGAGTTCACGTACACGGAGAGGCCTCCTAGCGTAGCTAGAAAGTGCGAGTTTAGACCGAGCGTAGAAGGAGAAGGCATAATGCAAGTGCCTATAGGCCCCGTACACGCCGTTGCCGACGAGCCCGGGCAGTTCAGAGTGTTCCTTGATGGAGAGAAGGTAGTCGACGTCGACTACAGGATGTTCTACGTCCACCGCGGCATTGAAAAACTCGCGGAGAGCAGGCTGACCTACAACCAAGTACCGTTCATCGCGGAGAGAATATGTGGCATATGCGGGTATGCTCATTCGTGCGCGTACTGCCAGGCAGTCGAGCAGGCGCTAGGCATAGAGGTTCCAGAGAGGGCATTGTACATAAGGACGCTCATGCTGGAGGTGGAGAGGCTGCACAGCCACCTGCTGAACTTAGGCCTAGCATGCCACCTCGCGGGCTTCGACTGGGGCTTCATGGCCTTCTTCAAGGCTAGAGAGAAAGTAATGTACATGGCAGAGCTCCTCACGGGCGGCAGGAAGACTTACGGTATGAACGTGGTCGGGGGCGTGAGAAGGGACATAACCGAGGACAGAGCGAAGAAGGCCCTCGAAATCCTGAAGGAAGTGGAAAAGGAGTATAAGGCTGTCCTAGACGCTGTTCTCAGCACGTCTACGCTTGTAAGCCGCGCAAAGGACGTTGGAGTACTGCCTAGGGACGTCGCAAGAAAGGTCAGCGTGGTTGGACCGGTTGCCCGCGGCTCTTCGATAAAGAGGGACACGAGGAAGGATCACCCCTACGCCGCGTACAGCGAGGTGGACTTTAAGGTCCCAGTGCACAGCGAGGGAGACGTCCTCGCGAGACTCAGCGTAAGAGCCGAGGAAACTTTCGAAACCATAAGTATCATTAGGCAGGTGCTTGAGAACATGCCGGGAGGACCTATACAAGCCGAGGTGAAGGAGTACAGACCTTACGCCAGGGGACTGGGCTACGTTGAAGCTCCGAGAGGTGAAGACGTGCACTTTGTCATAACCGGCCCGCACAGCAAGGTTTACAGGTGGAGGGTGAGAGCCTCAACGTACAATAACTGGCCGGCAATACCCTACATGTGCCGAGGCTATACGCTGGCAGATCTCCCGTTGATAATTGGGAGCATTGACCCCTGCTATAGTTGTACGGAGAGAGTGATCGTTGTGGACGTAAAGAGTGGGAGGACCCGCGTTTTTCCGTACGAGTATTTGGTTTCTCTCTCTCGTAAAGGTGGTAAGCCATGGGCATAA
- a CDS encoding complex I subunit 5 family protein translates to MISPVELFVIGLAAYLAAAVLALLFDSKPKLANVVSMASSAIASVAVACASAIVMETGKPVVLGPYRVVVAEAPLTVYIDSLSASFVFAVATLTFAISIFSVGYLKMFYGERSIGYFGTFYNAFIFSMIMTCCTDNVLWFLFFWELMTASSYFLVIYEDTPDVRRIGYLYFILMHVGFACIAVSLVLTVLTSGSWSLLKVDPHTIEPGVKTAILALALIGFGMKLGLVPLHVWLPEAHPAAPSNVSALLSGVMLSMGLYGLTRISLALQANMEWWYSAIAILAVLSVAVGVLCMPAQMDFKRLLAYSSIVEMGLASLSLSYYLAGSQLGLKAMLMHVVNQAYAKGALFALSGLLLYCAGTKRLSDIRGLWDANPLVAAVLLAAALDIMGLPPFGCFFSKAYIVLSGFNPALGLWAPLAASASLAIEVVCFAWFLRVVQHAVMGEPSEAMQKLRGKSPRAMLAGLLVLVLLCVVSGFVSLYLIGGVRI, encoded by the coding sequence ATGATTTCTCCAGTCGAGTTGTTTGTAATAGGCCTAGCCGCCTACCTAGCGGCAGCAGTCCTTGCGCTACTCTTTGACTCAAAGCCAAAGCTTGCCAACGTGGTGTCGATGGCTTCCTCGGCGATAGCATCCGTTGCCGTCGCCTGTGCAAGCGCGATAGTCATGGAGACAGGGAAGCCTGTGGTCCTGGGTCCTTACAGGGTGGTAGTAGCCGAAGCCCCCCTAACGGTATACATAGACTCTCTCTCGGCGTCCTTCGTCTTCGCTGTGGCGACCCTAACCTTCGCTATCTCGATATTCTCCGTAGGCTACCTCAAGATGTTCTACGGTGAGAGGAGCATAGGCTATTTCGGCACTTTCTACAATGCCTTCATCTTCTCAATGATAATGACGTGTTGCACGGACAACGTACTCTGGTTCCTGTTCTTCTGGGAGCTCATGACTGCGAGCTCGTACTTCCTGGTCATATACGAGGACACGCCGGACGTGAGAAGGATTGGCTACCTCTACTTCATACTCATGCACGTAGGCTTTGCGTGCATAGCAGTATCGCTTGTACTTACAGTTCTGACCTCAGGTTCGTGGAGCCTGCTTAAGGTGGATCCTCACACGATCGAGCCCGGCGTGAAGACAGCAATACTCGCTTTGGCATTGATCGGCTTCGGCATGAAGCTCGGTCTTGTACCTCTCCACGTGTGGCTTCCCGAGGCACACCCAGCGGCTCCGAGCAATGTCTCGGCGTTGCTAAGCGGAGTTATGCTTTCGATGGGGCTCTACGGGCTTACGAGAATCAGCCTGGCGCTACAGGCGAACATGGAATGGTGGTACTCGGCGATCGCCATCCTTGCCGTGCTGAGTGTAGCAGTAGGGGTGCTGTGCATGCCTGCACAAATGGACTTTAAGCGATTACTCGCCTACTCGAGCATCGTGGAGATGGGGCTAGCATCGCTGTCGCTATCCTACTATCTAGCCGGGTCGCAACTAGGTCTAAAGGCTATGCTAATGCACGTGGTGAACCAGGCCTACGCAAAGGGAGCCCTCTTCGCGTTGAGCGGTCTACTGCTCTACTGCGCAGGTACAAAGAGGCTGAGCGATATTAGGGGGCTGTGGGATGCAAACCCACTTGTAGCAGCAGTACTGCTTGCGGCGGCACTCGACATAATGGGCCTACCGCCCTTTGGTTGCTTCTTCAGCAAGGCATACATCGTGCTTTCGGGCTTTAACCCGGCTCTGGGACTATGGGCGCCCTTAGCTGCCTCTGCCTCTCTAGCGATCGAAGTGGTGTGCTTCGCCTGGTTCTTAAGGGTAGTACAGCACGCCGTAATGGGGGAGCCCTCGGAGGCTATGCAGAAGCTTCGAGGGAAGAGTCCGCGGGCCATGCTTGCAGGACTACTGGTACTGGTATTGTTATGCGTGGTTTCCGGGTTTGTTTCCCTCTACCTAATAGGGGGTGTGAGAATATGA
- a CDS encoding proton-conducting transporter membrane subunit, with the protein MEAYLLVLFAAPLCASAFTALLRNARVGEILTVVSTLLLSAVSCLLMVETSTGRKFLLLGDEFIVDSLTSLMLVVISFVSLMVSLYSPKYLAYEVERGVVAREKVVLFYVLLNAFIFTMILVVTTNNIAIMWVALEATTIATAHLVATYRTAEAIEASWKYIILCSTGIAFGLYGVVTLYYTAYLAGIPAPLLWTSLVDHAKMLEAHSTMVKIAFTLALVGFGTKAGLAPFHTWLPDTYSEAPPYVSALLASILEGCAIYTLVRFYSVSVLAGVGAFAQTVLLVVGIASLFISSLHMLAVTDVNRLFALSSVEHMGIIACALGFGGYLGALAAVFHVVNHALVKSALFLSSGLVTLSYGTRKIEGIRGMMRSYPALGALVLAGAYAIIGGPPFGTFQSELLAIMAGVKSGNPFALVLFLAAIVVAFAALLVSCTNMVFGEPASSTEKYPHILKAPITILLLLSLLLGVYIPEPLRSCLENAGRSIVGGGVP; encoded by the coding sequence ATGGAGGCATACCTCCTCGTATTGTTTGCGGCTCCTCTCTGCGCTTCAGCGTTTACTGCTCTACTTAGAAACGCCAGAGTAGGGGAGATTCTCACAGTGGTCTCGACGCTCCTCCTCTCCGCGGTTTCATGTCTACTCATGGTTGAAACGTCGACGGGCAGAAAGTTCCTGCTCCTGGGCGACGAGTTCATTGTAGACTCGCTGACCTCGCTAATGCTGGTCGTTATCTCATTCGTGTCACTAATGGTATCGCTGTACTCGCCGAAATACCTAGCCTACGAGGTTGAACGCGGAGTCGTTGCACGCGAGAAAGTAGTCCTCTTCTACGTCCTGCTCAACGCCTTTATCTTCACAATGATTCTAGTAGTGACAACGAACAATATCGCGATAATGTGGGTTGCATTGGAGGCCACGACGATAGCGACGGCACACCTTGTCGCTACTTACCGCACGGCGGAGGCCATCGAGGCTTCGTGGAAGTACATTATTCTGTGCTCGACGGGTATAGCCTTCGGGCTTTACGGTGTGGTCACACTCTACTACACAGCCTACTTAGCCGGCATCCCTGCCCCGCTCCTCTGGACAAGCCTAGTCGACCATGCAAAGATGCTTGAAGCACACTCGACTATGGTAAAAATAGCCTTTACGCTTGCGCTTGTAGGCTTCGGCACGAAAGCCGGGCTAGCTCCCTTCCATACTTGGCTCCCGGATACCTACTCCGAAGCCCCGCCGTACGTGTCAGCACTTCTGGCCAGCATACTGGAGGGTTGCGCGATATACACTCTGGTGAGGTTCTACAGTGTCTCAGTGCTGGCCGGGGTGGGAGCTTTTGCTCAAACTGTACTGCTAGTAGTAGGTATAGCCTCACTTTTCATCTCCTCGTTGCACATGCTCGCTGTGACCGACGTTAACAGGCTTTTCGCACTTTCGAGCGTAGAGCACATGGGTATCATTGCCTGCGCACTGGGGTTTGGCGGCTACTTGGGCGCTCTAGCCGCTGTTTTCCACGTAGTAAACCATGCGCTCGTGAAGTCTGCCCTCTTCCTTTCCTCGGGCCTCGTAACGCTGTCTTACGGCACGCGGAAAATAGAGGGGATAAGAGGCATGATGAGGTCCTACCCTGCGCTCGGCGCCCTAGTGCTAGCCGGCGCATACGCGATCATAGGGGGTCCTCCCTTCGGAACATTCCAGTCGGAGCTCCTGGCGATAATGGCTGGAGTGAAGTCCGGGAATCCTTTCGCCCTGGTGCTCTTCCTCGCAGCGATAGTGGTGGCTTTCGCCGCGCTGCTCGTTAGTTGCACAAACATGGTCTTCGGGGAGCCAGCATCGAGCACAGAGAAGTATCCACACATACTGAAAGCTCCTATAACCATTCTGCTACTGCTCTCGTTGCTCCTGGGCGTATATATACCCGAGCCTTTACGTTCATGCCTTGAGAATGCCGGTAGGAGTATTGTAGGGGGTGGTGTGCCATGA
- the hyfE gene encoding hydrogenase 4 membrane subunit, with protein MLGLEKSIGACAALMVLTASYINEERNLRRATYAYCVQTLLLASIFFMLSTVEWYFALWGLTAILTKAVLVPYFILRTTKRVDAVVEEEPYLGGWASHILLGALIAIGFAIGTRIVSGWESVPLSVSVALFLIGLHLMVTRRDALKQILGICHFENGSHLTLAVMAPGLPETVEVGVLTDAVLLVLVCCLLAEEMKKVVGTLDTGRLSLLRY; from the coding sequence ATGCTCGGTTTGGAGAAGAGTATAGGAGCTTGTGCGGCGTTAATGGTGCTAACAGCGAGCTACATTAACGAGGAGCGGAATCTAAGGAGGGCGACCTATGCCTACTGCGTTCAGACGCTTTTGCTGGCCTCGATATTTTTCATGCTTTCAACAGTTGAGTGGTACTTTGCACTGTGGGGCCTCACCGCCATACTAACAAAGGCCGTCCTAGTTCCCTACTTCATACTTAGAACCACGAAGCGTGTCGATGCCGTTGTCGAGGAGGAGCCGTACCTCGGCGGGTGGGCGAGCCATATACTCCTGGGCGCGCTAATAGCCATAGGATTCGCCATTGGCACGAGAATAGTCTCCGGCTGGGAGAGCGTACCCCTCTCGGTCTCCGTTGCGCTGTTCCTGATAGGCTTACACCTCATGGTTACACGTAGGGACGCGTTAAAGCAAATCCTAGGGATATGCCACTTCGAGAACGGCTCGCACCTTACGCTGGCAGTTATGGCCCCAGGTCTGCCAGAAACAGTCGAAGTCGGCGTATTGACGGACGCGGTTCTACTTGTGCTCGTATGTTGCCTGCTTGCAGAGGAGATGAAGAAAGTTGTTGGAACACTCGATACCGGGAGGCTTTCGTTACTAAGGTACTGA
- a CDS encoding respiratory chain complex I subunit 1 family protein — protein MIPLQILVGVVQGVCLVLLAPLAYGIQRKIIARLQLRKGPPVIQPYRDLLKLWSKDKLSVPEVSSWIYMATPLLYLAITVVIAMSIPVFVNMGIPLADIFLLIYSLALARFVLSIASLDTGSPLAAAGAWRENAAAVVIEVPMLFAALLPALEGGSSSLYAVVSHTCLRWETFIARPSYIVAALAFFVCMLAEAGVLPFDVAEAEQEIQEGLLQEYSGRQLALMQLSMMVKRAVLFTLFVDIFLPYGVALTLEPLGILVGVASYLIKLLALVTIAALVIAGNARYKVVELHKNLSLVFVLVVCATIFYLMGW, from the coding sequence ATGATACCCCTGCAAATTTTGGTGGGTGTCGTCCAGGGGGTCTGCCTAGTACTCCTGGCGCCACTAGCCTATGGCATACAAAGAAAGATAATCGCCAGGCTACAGTTACGTAAAGGTCCACCCGTGATACAGCCCTACAGAGACCTGCTAAAGTTGTGGTCAAAGGACAAGCTCTCAGTCCCCGAGGTTAGCTCCTGGATCTACATGGCTACACCGCTGCTCTACCTAGCGATAACAGTAGTCATTGCCATGAGCATCCCAGTGTTTGTAAACATGGGCATCCCTCTAGCCGACATCTTCCTCCTAATCTACTCTCTCGCTCTCGCAAGATTCGTACTCTCAATAGCCAGCCTTGATACAGGCTCGCCGCTGGCCGCAGCCGGAGCATGGCGCGAGAATGCTGCAGCCGTAGTCATAGAGGTACCCATGCTCTTCGCGGCGCTCCTACCGGCTCTGGAGGGTGGCTCCTCAAGCCTTTATGCCGTAGTGAGTCACACGTGCCTGCGCTGGGAGACGTTTATCGCGAGGCCTTCCTACATCGTTGCGGCCTTGGCCTTCTTCGTGTGCATGCTGGCAGAGGCGGGAGTACTTCCGTTCGACGTAGCCGAGGCTGAACAGGAAATACAGGAGGGCTTGCTTCAAGAGTACTCGGGGAGGCAGCTCGCTCTTATGCAACTATCCATGATGGTGAAGAGGGCAGTGCTCTTCACACTCTTCGTTGATATTTTCCTGCCTTACGGCGTAGCATTGACACTTGAACCTCTCGGAATCTTAGTCGGTGTAGCAAGCTACCTGATCAAGCTCTTGGCACTTGTTACTATAGCCGCGTTGGTGATCGCTGGGAACGCCAGGTATAAGGTTGTGGAACTTCACAAGAATTTATCACTCGTCTTCGTTCTCGTGGTATGCGCAACTATATTCTACCTTATGGGGTGGTGA